In Neomonachus schauinslandi chromosome 6, ASM220157v2, whole genome shotgun sequence, a genomic segment contains:
- the ATP8B2 gene encoding phospholipid-transporting ATPase ID isoform X5, which produces MALCAKKRPPEEERRARANDREYNEKFQYASNCIKTSKYNILTFLPVNLFEQFQEVANTYFLFLLILQLIPQVSSLSWFTTIVPLVLVLAITAVKDATDDYFRHKSDNQVNNRQSQVLINGSLQQEQWMNVCVGDIIKLENNQFVAADLLLLSSSEPHGLCYIETAELDGETNMKVRQAIPVTSELGDISRLAKFDGEVVCEPPNNKLDRFSGTLYWKDSKFPLSNQNMLLRGCVLRNTEWCFGLVVFAGPDTKLMQNSGRTKFKRTSIDRLMNTLVLWIFGFLVCMGVILAIGNAIWEHEVGTRFQAYLPWDEAVDSAFFSGFLSFWSYIIILNTVVPISLYVSVEVIRLGHSYFINWDKKMFCMKKRTPAEARTTTLNEELGQVEYVFSDKTGTLTQNIMVFNKCSISGRSYGDVLDVLGHKAELGERPEPVDFSFNPLADNKFLFWDPTLLEAVKMGDPHTHEFFRLLSLCHTVMSEEKNEGELYYKAQSPDEGALVTAARNFGFVFRSRTPKTITVHEMGTAVTYQLLAILDFNNIRKRMSVIVRNPEGRIRLYCKGADTILLERLHPCTRELLSTTTDHLNEYAGEGLRTLVLAYKDLDEEYYGEWAQRRLQASLARDSREDRLASVYEEVESDMVLLGATAIEDKLQQGVPETIALLTLANIKIWVLTGDKQETAVNIGYSCKMLTDDMTEVFIVTGHTVLEVREELRKAREKMLDSPHAVGNGFTCPEKRSAKLTSVLEAVAGEYALVINGHSLAHALEADMELEFLETACACKAVICCRVTPLQKAQVVELVKKHKKAVTLAIGDGANDVSMIKTAHIGVGISGQEGIQAVLASDYAFSQFKFLQRLLLVHGRWSYLRMCKFLCYFFYKNFAFTMVHFWFGFFCGFSAQTVYDQYFITLYNIVYTSLPVLAMGVFDQDVPEQRSMEYPKLYEPGQLNLLFNKREFFICIAQGIYTSVLMFFIPYGVFAEATRDDGTQLADYQSFAVTVATSLVIVVSVQIGLDTGYWTAINHFFIWGSLAIYFAILFAMHSNGLFDMFPNQFRFVGNAQNTLAQPTVWLTITLTTVVCIMPVVAFRFLKLSLKPDLSDTVRYTQLVRKKQKAQHRCLQRVGRTSSRRSGYAFSHQEGFGELIMSGKNMRLSSLALASFTTRSSSSWIESLRRKKSDSASSPSGGADKPLKE; this is translated from the exons ATGGCACTGTGTGCAAAAAAGCGCCCCCCAG aagaagaaaggagggctCGAGCCAACGACCGAGAATACAATGAGAAATTCCAGTACGCG AGTAACTGCATCAAGACCTCCAAGTACAATATTCTCACCTTCCTGCCTGTCAACCTCTTTGAGCAGTTCCAGGAGGTTGCCAATACCTACTTCCTGTTCCTTCTCATTCTGCAG TTGATCCCACAGGTGTCCTCCCTTTCCTGGTTCACCACCATCGTGCCTTTGGTTCTCGTCCTCGCCATCACAGCTGTTAAAGATGCTACTGATGACTAT TTCCGCCACAAGAGCGATAACCAGGTGAATAACCGGCAGTCCCAAGTGCTGATCAATGGGAG CCTCCAGCAAGAGCAGTGGATGAATGTCTGTGTTGGCGATATTATCAAGCTGGAAAACAATCAGTTTGTGGCG GCggatctcctcctcctttccagcAGTGAGCCCCACGGCCTGTGTTACATAGAGACAGCAGAACTTGATGG AGAGACCAACATGAAAGTGCGCCAGGCAATCCCAGTCACCTCGGAGTTGGGAGACATCAGTAGGCTCGCCAAGTTTGATG GTGAGGTGGTCTGCGAGCCTCCCAACAACAAGCTGGACAGGTTCAGTGGGACCCTTTACTGGAAGGACAGCAAGTTCCCCCTGAGCAACCAGAACATGCTGCTGCGGGGCTGTGTGCTGCGCAACACCGAGTGGTGCTTTGGGCTGGTGGTCTTTGCAG GTCCTGACACGAAGCTGATGCAGAATAGCGGCAGGACGAAGTTCAAGAGAACAAGTATTGATCGCCTAATGAATACGCTGGTGCTCTGG ATTTTTGGATTCCTGGTCTGCATGGGGGTGATCCTGGCCATTGGCAATGCCATCTGGGAGCACGAGGTCGGGACGCGCTTCCAGGCCTACCTGCCGTGGGACGAGGCAGTGGATAGTGCCTTCTTCTCTggcttcctctccttctggtCCTACATCATCATCCTCAACACCGTCGTGCCCATATCGCTCTACGTCAG CGTGGAGGTCATCCGCCTGGGCCACAGCTACTTCATCAACTGGGACAAGAAGATGTTCTGCATGAAGAAGCGGACGCCCGCGGAGGCGCGCACTACCACCCTGAACGAGGAGTTGGGCCAGGTGGAGTATGTCTTCTCTGACAAGACGGGCACCCTCACACAGAACATCATGGTCTTCAACAAGTGCTCCATCAGCGGCCGCAGCTACG GGGACGTGCTTGATGTCCTGGGACACAAAGCCGAATTGGGAGAG AGGCCAGAGCCTGTCGACTTCTCCTTCAACCCCCTGGCCGACAACAAGTTCTTATTTTGGGACCCCACCCTCCTGGAGGCTGTCAAGATGGGGGACCCCCACACGCACGAGTTCTTCCGTCTCCTTTCTCTGTGTCACACTGTCATGTCAGAGGAGAAGAACGAAG GGGAACTGTACTACAAGGCTCAGTCCCCGGATGAGGGGGCCCTGGTCACCGCGGCCAGGAACTTCGGCTTTGTATTCCGCTCTCGCACCCCCAAAACCATCACTGTCCATGAGATGGGCACAGCCGTCACCTACCAGCTGCTGGCCATCCTGGACTTCAATAACATCCGCAAGCGGATGTCCGTCATCG TGCGAAATCCAGAAGGGCGGATCCGACTGTACTGCAAAGGGGCCGACACGATCCTGCTGGAGAGGCTTCACCCCTGCACCCGGGAGCTGCTCAGCACCACCACCGACCACCTGAAT GAGTACgccggggaggggctgaggaCCCTGGTTCTGGCCTACAAGGATCTGGACGAAGAGTACTATGGGGAGTGGGCCCAGAGACGGCTCCAAGCCAGCCTGGCCCGGGACAGCCGGGAGGACAGGCTGGCCAGCGTGTACGAGGAGGTGGAGAGCGACATGGTG CTGCTGGGCGCAACAGCCATTGAGGACAAGCTTCAGCAGGGGGTTCCAGAGACCATTGCCCTCCTGACGCTGGCCAACATCAAGATTTGGGTGCTGACCGGAGATAAGCAAG AGACGGCCGTGAACATCGGCTATTCTTGCAAGATGCTGACGGACGACATGACAGAGGTGTTCATTGTCACCGGCCACACCGTCCTCGAAGTGCGGGAGGAGCTCAG GAAAGCCCGGGAGAAGATGCTGGACTCGCCCCACGCTGTGGGAAACGGCTTCACCTGCCCGGAGAAGCGTTCTGCCAAACTCACTTCTGTCCTGGAGGCCGTTGCCGGGGAGTACGCCCTGGTCATCAACGGGCACAGCCTG GCCCATGCGCTGGAGGCGGACATGGAGCTGGAGTTCCTGGAGACGGCCTGTGCCTGCAAAGCTGTCATCTGCTGCCGGGTGACCCCTTTGCAGAAGGCACAGGTGGTGGAGCTGGTTAAGAAGCACAAGAAAGCCGTGACCCTCGCCATCGGGGACGGAGCCAACGATGTCAGCATGATCAAGA CGGCTCACATTGGCGTGGGCATCAGCGGCCAGGAGGGCATCCAGGCCGTGCTGGCCTCCGACTACGCCTTCTCCCAGTTCAAGTTCCTGCAGCGCCTCCTGCTGGTGCATGGGCGCTGGTCCTATCTGCGCATGTGCAAGTTCCTCTGCTATTTCTTCTACAAGAACTTCGCCTTCACCATGGTCCACTTCTGGTTTGGCTTCTTCTGCGGCTTCTCTGCCCAG ACCGTCTACGATCAGTATTTTATCACCCTTTACAACATCGTGTACACCTCCCTCCCAGTCCTCGCCATGGGGGTCTTCGACCAG GACGTCCCGGAGCAGCGGAGCATGGAGTACCCCAAGCTGTATGAGCCAGGCCAGCTGAACCTCCTCTTCAACAAGCGGGAGTTCTTCATCTGCATTGCCCAGGGCATCTACACGTCCGTGCTCATGTTCTTCATCCCGTACGGCGTGTTTGCTGAGGCCACGCGGGACGACGGCACCCAGCTGGCCGACTACCAGTCCTTTGCGGTCACCGTGGCGACTTCCCTCGTCATCGTGGTCAGCGTGCAG ATCGGGCTGGACACCGGCTACTGGACGGCCATCAACCACTTCTTTATCTGGGGCAGCCTGGCTATCTACTTCGCCATCCTGTTTGCCATGCACAGCAATGGGCTCTTCGACATGTTTCCAAACCAGTTCCGGTTTGTGG GCAACGCCCAGAACACCCTAGCCCAGCCCACGGTGTGGCTGACCATCACCCTCACCACCGTCGTCTGCATCATGCCTGTGGTCGCCTTCCGGTTCCTCAAGCTGAGCCTGAAGCCCGATCTCTCAGACACG GTGCGCTACACCCAGCTggtgaggaagaagcagaaggCCCAGCACCGCTGCCTGCAGCGGGTGGGCCGCACCAGTTCCCGGCGCTCGGGCTACGCCTTCTCGCACCAGGAGGGATTCGGGGAGCTCATCATGTCCGGCAAAAACATGCGGCTCAGCTCCCTGGCTCTGGCCAGCTTTACCACCcgctccagctccagctggaTTGAGAGCCTGCGCAGGAAG
- the ATP8B2 gene encoding phospholipid-transporting ATPase ID isoform X4 codes for MTVPKEMPEKWARAGAPPSWSRKKPSWGTEEERRARANDREYNEKFQYASNCIKTSKYNILTFLPVNLFEQFQEVANTYFLFLLILQLIPQVSSLSWFTTIVPLVLVLAITAVKDATDDYFRHKSDNQVNNRQSQVLINGSLQQEQWMNVCVGDIIKLENNQFVAADLLLLSSSEPHGLCYIETAELDGETNMKVRQAIPVTSELGDISRLAKFDGEVVCEPPNNKLDRFSGTLYWKDSKFPLSNQNMLLRGCVLRNTEWCFGLVVFAGPDTKLMQNSGRTKFKRTSIDRLMNTLVLWIFGFLVCMGVILAIGNAIWEHEVGTRFQAYLPWDEAVDSAFFSGFLSFWSYIIILNTVVPISLYVSVEVIRLGHSYFINWDKKMFCMKKRTPAEARTTTLNEELGQVEYVFSDKTGTLTQNIMVFNKCSISGRSYGDVLDVLGHKAELGERPEPVDFSFNPLADNKFLFWDPTLLEAVKMGDPHTHEFFRLLSLCHTVMSEEKNEGELYYKAQSPDEGALVTAARNFGFVFRSRTPKTITVHEMGTAVTYQLLAILDFNNIRKRMSVIVRNPEGRIRLYCKGADTILLERLHPCTRELLSTTTDHLNEYAGEGLRTLVLAYKDLDEEYYGEWAQRRLQASLARDSREDRLASVYEELLGATAIEDKLQQGVPETIALLTLANIKIWVLTGDKQETAVNIGYSCKMLTDDMTEVFIVTGHTVLEVREELRKAREKMLDSPHAVGNGFTCPEKRSAKLTSVLEAVAGEYALVINGHSLAHALEADMELEFLETACACKAVICCRVTPLQKAQVVELVKKHKKAVTLAIGDGANDVSMIKTAHIGVGISGQEGIQAVLASDYAFSQFKFLQRLLLVHGRWSYLRMCKFLCYFFYKNFAFTMVHFWFGFFCGFSAQTVYDQYFITLYNIVYTSLPVLAMGVFDQDVPEQRSMEYPKLYEPGQLNLLFNKREFFICIAQGIYTSVLMFFIPYGVFAEATRDDGTQLADYQSFAVTVATSLVIVVSVQIGLDTGYWTAINHFFIWGSLAIYFAILFAMHSNGLFDMFPNQFRFVGNAQNTLAQPTVWLTITLTTVVCIMPVVAFRFLKLSLKPDLSDTVRYTQLVRKKQKAQHRCLQRVGRTSSRRSGYAFSHQEGFGELIMSGKNMRLSSLALASFTTRSSSSWIESLRRKKSDSASSPSGGADKPLKE; via the exons ATGACGGTCCCCAAGGAGATGCCCGAGAAGTGGGCCCGGGCCGGGGCGCCCCCCTCCTGGAGCAGAAAGAAGCCCTCTTGGGGGACAG aagaagaaaggagggctCGAGCCAACGACCGAGAATACAATGAGAAATTCCAGTACGCG AGTAACTGCATCAAGACCTCCAAGTACAATATTCTCACCTTCCTGCCTGTCAACCTCTTTGAGCAGTTCCAGGAGGTTGCCAATACCTACTTCCTGTTCCTTCTCATTCTGCAG TTGATCCCACAGGTGTCCTCCCTTTCCTGGTTCACCACCATCGTGCCTTTGGTTCTCGTCCTCGCCATCACAGCTGTTAAAGATGCTACTGATGACTAT TTCCGCCACAAGAGCGATAACCAGGTGAATAACCGGCAGTCCCAAGTGCTGATCAATGGGAG CCTCCAGCAAGAGCAGTGGATGAATGTCTGTGTTGGCGATATTATCAAGCTGGAAAACAATCAGTTTGTGGCG GCggatctcctcctcctttccagcAGTGAGCCCCACGGCCTGTGTTACATAGAGACAGCAGAACTTGATGG AGAGACCAACATGAAAGTGCGCCAGGCAATCCCAGTCACCTCGGAGTTGGGAGACATCAGTAGGCTCGCCAAGTTTGATG GTGAGGTGGTCTGCGAGCCTCCCAACAACAAGCTGGACAGGTTCAGTGGGACCCTTTACTGGAAGGACAGCAAGTTCCCCCTGAGCAACCAGAACATGCTGCTGCGGGGCTGTGTGCTGCGCAACACCGAGTGGTGCTTTGGGCTGGTGGTCTTTGCAG GTCCTGACACGAAGCTGATGCAGAATAGCGGCAGGACGAAGTTCAAGAGAACAAGTATTGATCGCCTAATGAATACGCTGGTGCTCTGG ATTTTTGGATTCCTGGTCTGCATGGGGGTGATCCTGGCCATTGGCAATGCCATCTGGGAGCACGAGGTCGGGACGCGCTTCCAGGCCTACCTGCCGTGGGACGAGGCAGTGGATAGTGCCTTCTTCTCTggcttcctctccttctggtCCTACATCATCATCCTCAACACCGTCGTGCCCATATCGCTCTACGTCAG CGTGGAGGTCATCCGCCTGGGCCACAGCTACTTCATCAACTGGGACAAGAAGATGTTCTGCATGAAGAAGCGGACGCCCGCGGAGGCGCGCACTACCACCCTGAACGAGGAGTTGGGCCAGGTGGAGTATGTCTTCTCTGACAAGACGGGCACCCTCACACAGAACATCATGGTCTTCAACAAGTGCTCCATCAGCGGCCGCAGCTACG GGGACGTGCTTGATGTCCTGGGACACAAAGCCGAATTGGGAGAG AGGCCAGAGCCTGTCGACTTCTCCTTCAACCCCCTGGCCGACAACAAGTTCTTATTTTGGGACCCCACCCTCCTGGAGGCTGTCAAGATGGGGGACCCCCACACGCACGAGTTCTTCCGTCTCCTTTCTCTGTGTCACACTGTCATGTCAGAGGAGAAGAACGAAG GGGAACTGTACTACAAGGCTCAGTCCCCGGATGAGGGGGCCCTGGTCACCGCGGCCAGGAACTTCGGCTTTGTATTCCGCTCTCGCACCCCCAAAACCATCACTGTCCATGAGATGGGCACAGCCGTCACCTACCAGCTGCTGGCCATCCTGGACTTCAATAACATCCGCAAGCGGATGTCCGTCATCG TGCGAAATCCAGAAGGGCGGATCCGACTGTACTGCAAAGGGGCCGACACGATCCTGCTGGAGAGGCTTCACCCCTGCACCCGGGAGCTGCTCAGCACCACCACCGACCACCTGAAT GAGTACgccggggaggggctgaggaCCCTGGTTCTGGCCTACAAGGATCTGGACGAAGAGTACTATGGGGAGTGGGCCCAGAGACGGCTCCAAGCCAGCCTGGCCCGGGACAGCCGGGAGGACAGGCTGGCCAGCGTGTACGAGGAG CTGCTGGGCGCAACAGCCATTGAGGACAAGCTTCAGCAGGGGGTTCCAGAGACCATTGCCCTCCTGACGCTGGCCAACATCAAGATTTGGGTGCTGACCGGAGATAAGCAAG AGACGGCCGTGAACATCGGCTATTCTTGCAAGATGCTGACGGACGACATGACAGAGGTGTTCATTGTCACCGGCCACACCGTCCTCGAAGTGCGGGAGGAGCTCAG GAAAGCCCGGGAGAAGATGCTGGACTCGCCCCACGCTGTGGGAAACGGCTTCACCTGCCCGGAGAAGCGTTCTGCCAAACTCACTTCTGTCCTGGAGGCCGTTGCCGGGGAGTACGCCCTGGTCATCAACGGGCACAGCCTG GCCCATGCGCTGGAGGCGGACATGGAGCTGGAGTTCCTGGAGACGGCCTGTGCCTGCAAAGCTGTCATCTGCTGCCGGGTGACCCCTTTGCAGAAGGCACAGGTGGTGGAGCTGGTTAAGAAGCACAAGAAAGCCGTGACCCTCGCCATCGGGGACGGAGCCAACGATGTCAGCATGATCAAGA CGGCTCACATTGGCGTGGGCATCAGCGGCCAGGAGGGCATCCAGGCCGTGCTGGCCTCCGACTACGCCTTCTCCCAGTTCAAGTTCCTGCAGCGCCTCCTGCTGGTGCATGGGCGCTGGTCCTATCTGCGCATGTGCAAGTTCCTCTGCTATTTCTTCTACAAGAACTTCGCCTTCACCATGGTCCACTTCTGGTTTGGCTTCTTCTGCGGCTTCTCTGCCCAG ACCGTCTACGATCAGTATTTTATCACCCTTTACAACATCGTGTACACCTCCCTCCCAGTCCTCGCCATGGGGGTCTTCGACCAG GACGTCCCGGAGCAGCGGAGCATGGAGTACCCCAAGCTGTATGAGCCAGGCCAGCTGAACCTCCTCTTCAACAAGCGGGAGTTCTTCATCTGCATTGCCCAGGGCATCTACACGTCCGTGCTCATGTTCTTCATCCCGTACGGCGTGTTTGCTGAGGCCACGCGGGACGACGGCACCCAGCTGGCCGACTACCAGTCCTTTGCGGTCACCGTGGCGACTTCCCTCGTCATCGTGGTCAGCGTGCAG ATCGGGCTGGACACCGGCTACTGGACGGCCATCAACCACTTCTTTATCTGGGGCAGCCTGGCTATCTACTTCGCCATCCTGTTTGCCATGCACAGCAATGGGCTCTTCGACATGTTTCCAAACCAGTTCCGGTTTGTGG GCAACGCCCAGAACACCCTAGCCCAGCCCACGGTGTGGCTGACCATCACCCTCACCACCGTCGTCTGCATCATGCCTGTGGTCGCCTTCCGGTTCCTCAAGCTGAGCCTGAAGCCCGATCTCTCAGACACG GTGCGCTACACCCAGCTggtgaggaagaagcagaaggCCCAGCACCGCTGCCTGCAGCGGGTGGGCCGCACCAGTTCCCGGCGCTCGGGCTACGCCTTCTCGCACCAGGAGGGATTCGGGGAGCTCATCATGTCCGGCAAAAACATGCGGCTCAGCTCCCTGGCTCTGGCCAGCTTTACCACCcgctccagctccagctggaTTGAGAGCCTGCGCAGGAAG
- the ATP8B2 gene encoding phospholipid-transporting ATPase ID isoform X2, with product MALCAKKRPPEEERRARANDREYNEKFQYASNCIKTSKYNILTFLPVNLFEQFQEVANTYFLFLLILQLIPQVSSLSWFTTIVPLVLVLAITAVKDATDDYFRHKSDNQVNNRQSQVLINGSLQQEQWMNVCVGDIIKLENNQFVAADLLLLSSSEPHGLCYIETAELDGETNMKVRQAIPVTSELGDISRLAKFDGEVVCEPPNNKLDRFSGTLYWKDSKFPLSNQNMLLRGCVLRNTEWCFGLVVFAGPDTKLMQNSGRTKFKRTSIDRLMNTLVLWIFGFLVCMGVILAIGNAIWEHEVGTRFQAYLPWDEAVDSAFFSGFLSFWSYIIILNTVVPISLYVSVEVIRLGHSYFINWDKKMFCMKKRTPAEARTTTLNEELGQVEYVFSDKTGTLTQNIMVFNKCSISGRSYGDVLDVLGHKAELGERPEPVDFSFNPLADNKFLFWDPTLLEAVKMGDPHTHEFFRLLSLCHTVMSEEKNEGELYYKAQSPDEGALVTAARNFGFVFRSRTPKTITVHEMGTAVTYQLLAILDFNNIRKRMSVIVRNPEGRIRLYCKGADTILLERLHPCTRELLSTTTDHLNEYAGEGLRTLVLAYKDLDEEYYGEWAQRRLQASLARDSREDRLASVYEEVESDMVLLGATAIEDKLQQGVPETIALLTLANIKIWVLTGDKQETAVNIGYSCKMLTDDMTEVFIVTGHTVLEVREELRKAREKMLDSPHAVGNGFTCPEKRSAKLTSVLEAVAGEYALVINGHSLAHALEADMELEFLETACACKAVICCRVTPLQKAQVVELVKKHKKAVTLAIGDGANDVSMIKSECGRGAGGRLHPAAILSVRLCFPSSPPGPVAAHIGVGISGQEGIQAVLASDYAFSQFKFLQRLLLVHGRWSYLRMCKFLCYFFYKNFAFTMVHFWFGFFCGFSAQTVYDQYFITLYNIVYTSLPVLAMGVFDQDVPEQRSMEYPKLYEPGQLNLLFNKREFFICIAQGIYTSVLMFFIPYGVFAEATRDDGTQLADYQSFAVTVATSLVIVVSVQIGLDTGYWTAINHFFIWGSLAIYFAILFAMHSNGLFDMFPNQFRFVGNAQNTLAQPTVWLTITLTTVVCIMPVVAFRFLKLSLKPDLSDTVRYTQLVRKKQKAQHRCLQRVGRTSSRRSGYAFSHQEGFGELIMSGKNMRLSSLALASFTTRSSSSWIESLRRKKSDSASSPSGGADKPLKE from the exons ATGGCACTGTGTGCAAAAAAGCGCCCCCCAG aagaagaaaggagggctCGAGCCAACGACCGAGAATACAATGAGAAATTCCAGTACGCG AGTAACTGCATCAAGACCTCCAAGTACAATATTCTCACCTTCCTGCCTGTCAACCTCTTTGAGCAGTTCCAGGAGGTTGCCAATACCTACTTCCTGTTCCTTCTCATTCTGCAG TTGATCCCACAGGTGTCCTCCCTTTCCTGGTTCACCACCATCGTGCCTTTGGTTCTCGTCCTCGCCATCACAGCTGTTAAAGATGCTACTGATGACTAT TTCCGCCACAAGAGCGATAACCAGGTGAATAACCGGCAGTCCCAAGTGCTGATCAATGGGAG CCTCCAGCAAGAGCAGTGGATGAATGTCTGTGTTGGCGATATTATCAAGCTGGAAAACAATCAGTTTGTGGCG GCggatctcctcctcctttccagcAGTGAGCCCCACGGCCTGTGTTACATAGAGACAGCAGAACTTGATGG AGAGACCAACATGAAAGTGCGCCAGGCAATCCCAGTCACCTCGGAGTTGGGAGACATCAGTAGGCTCGCCAAGTTTGATG GTGAGGTGGTCTGCGAGCCTCCCAACAACAAGCTGGACAGGTTCAGTGGGACCCTTTACTGGAAGGACAGCAAGTTCCCCCTGAGCAACCAGAACATGCTGCTGCGGGGCTGTGTGCTGCGCAACACCGAGTGGTGCTTTGGGCTGGTGGTCTTTGCAG GTCCTGACACGAAGCTGATGCAGAATAGCGGCAGGACGAAGTTCAAGAGAACAAGTATTGATCGCCTAATGAATACGCTGGTGCTCTGG ATTTTTGGATTCCTGGTCTGCATGGGGGTGATCCTGGCCATTGGCAATGCCATCTGGGAGCACGAGGTCGGGACGCGCTTCCAGGCCTACCTGCCGTGGGACGAGGCAGTGGATAGTGCCTTCTTCTCTggcttcctctccttctggtCCTACATCATCATCCTCAACACCGTCGTGCCCATATCGCTCTACGTCAG CGTGGAGGTCATCCGCCTGGGCCACAGCTACTTCATCAACTGGGACAAGAAGATGTTCTGCATGAAGAAGCGGACGCCCGCGGAGGCGCGCACTACCACCCTGAACGAGGAGTTGGGCCAGGTGGAGTATGTCTTCTCTGACAAGACGGGCACCCTCACACAGAACATCATGGTCTTCAACAAGTGCTCCATCAGCGGCCGCAGCTACG GGGACGTGCTTGATGTCCTGGGACACAAAGCCGAATTGGGAGAG AGGCCAGAGCCTGTCGACTTCTCCTTCAACCCCCTGGCCGACAACAAGTTCTTATTTTGGGACCCCACCCTCCTGGAGGCTGTCAAGATGGGGGACCCCCACACGCACGAGTTCTTCCGTCTCCTTTCTCTGTGTCACACTGTCATGTCAGAGGAGAAGAACGAAG GGGAACTGTACTACAAGGCTCAGTCCCCGGATGAGGGGGCCCTGGTCACCGCGGCCAGGAACTTCGGCTTTGTATTCCGCTCTCGCACCCCCAAAACCATCACTGTCCATGAGATGGGCACAGCCGTCACCTACCAGCTGCTGGCCATCCTGGACTTCAATAACATCCGCAAGCGGATGTCCGTCATCG TGCGAAATCCAGAAGGGCGGATCCGACTGTACTGCAAAGGGGCCGACACGATCCTGCTGGAGAGGCTTCACCCCTGCACCCGGGAGCTGCTCAGCACCACCACCGACCACCTGAAT GAGTACgccggggaggggctgaggaCCCTGGTTCTGGCCTACAAGGATCTGGACGAAGAGTACTATGGGGAGTGGGCCCAGAGACGGCTCCAAGCCAGCCTGGCCCGGGACAGCCGGGAGGACAGGCTGGCCAGCGTGTACGAGGAGGTGGAGAGCGACATGGTG CTGCTGGGCGCAACAGCCATTGAGGACAAGCTTCAGCAGGGGGTTCCAGAGACCATTGCCCTCCTGACGCTGGCCAACATCAAGATTTGGGTGCTGACCGGAGATAAGCAAG AGACGGCCGTGAACATCGGCTATTCTTGCAAGATGCTGACGGACGACATGACAGAGGTGTTCATTGTCACCGGCCACACCGTCCTCGAAGTGCGGGAGGAGCTCAG GAAAGCCCGGGAGAAGATGCTGGACTCGCCCCACGCTGTGGGAAACGGCTTCACCTGCCCGGAGAAGCGTTCTGCCAAACTCACTTCTGTCCTGGAGGCCGTTGCCGGGGAGTACGCCCTGGTCATCAACGGGCACAGCCTG GCCCATGCGCTGGAGGCGGACATGGAGCTGGAGTTCCTGGAGACGGCCTGTGCCTGCAAAGCTGTCATCTGCTGCCGGGTGACCCCTTTGCAGAAGGCACAGGTGGTGGAGCTGGTTAAGAAGCACAAGAAAGCCGTGACCCTCGCCATCGGGGACGGAGCCAACGATGTCAGCATGATCAAGAGTGAGTGTGGACGTGGGGCGGGGGGTCGGCTCCACCCCGCTGCGATTCTGAGCGTGCGACTCTGCTTCCCCTCGTCACCACCTGGCCCTGTAGCGGCTCACATTGGCGTGGGCATCAGCGGCCAGGAGGGCATCCAGGCCGTGCTGGCCTCCGACTACGCCTTCTCCCAGTTCAAGTTCCTGCAGCGCCTCCTGCTGGTGCATGGGCGCTGGTCCTATCTGCGCATGTGCAAGTTCCTCTGCTATTTCTTCTACAAGAACTTCGCCTTCACCATGGTCCACTTCTGGTTTGGCTTCTTCTGCGGCTTCTCTGCCCAG ACCGTCTACGATCAGTATTTTATCACCCTTTACAACATCGTGTACACCTCCCTCCCAGTCCTCGCCATGGGGGTCTTCGACCAG GACGTCCCGGAGCAGCGGAGCATGGAGTACCCCAAGCTGTATGAGCCAGGCCAGCTGAACCTCCTCTTCAACAAGCGGGAGTTCTTCATCTGCATTGCCCAGGGCATCTACACGTCCGTGCTCATGTTCTTCATCCCGTACGGCGTGTTTGCTGAGGCCACGCGGGACGACGGCACCCAGCTGGCCGACTACCAGTCCTTTGCGGTCACCGTGGCGACTTCCCTCGTCATCGTGGTCAGCGTGCAG ATCGGGCTGGACACCGGCTACTGGACGGCCATCAACCACTTCTTTATCTGGGGCAGCCTGGCTATCTACTTCGCCATCCTGTTTGCCATGCACAGCAATGGGCTCTTCGACATGTTTCCAAACCAGTTCCGGTTTGTGG GCAACGCCCAGAACACCCTAGCCCAGCCCACGGTGTGGCTGACCATCACCCTCACCACCGTCGTCTGCATCATGCCTGTGGTCGCCTTCCGGTTCCTCAAGCTGAGCCTGAAGCCCGATCTCTCAGACACG GTGCGCTACACCCAGCTggtgaggaagaagcagaaggCCCAGCACCGCTGCCTGCAGCGGGTGGGCCGCACCAGTTCCCGGCGCTCGGGCTACGCCTTCTCGCACCAGGAGGGATTCGGGGAGCTCATCATGTCCGGCAAAAACATGCGGCTCAGCTCCCTGGCTCTGGCCAGCTTTACCACCcgctccagctccagctggaTTGAGAGCCTGCGCAGGAAG